One window from the genome of Oryza glaberrima chromosome 3, OglaRS2, whole genome shotgun sequence encodes:
- the LOC127766429 gene encoding uncharacterized protein LOC127766429: MFLRSKVQEMILRRRSRSMNSGGGGVQQSHLSGQHASSTTVSCDGGGGGGKSATAACALLGSPRLLHCASLPSGSHAKNGGGGGGGGSEPETPYSMSPTSVIDAAAAFAPSPDAGGSKRRPWCDWGAGTHGLADALDCTGDDDDGHRQSVLAAASRAVKLQAQPQQQHPLLRSCSLDRRVEFGVKNKSSWLPLRVAGGDAAAAAAESPAEMQMEPSSEDYTCVISRGPNPRTVHIYGDRVVEGGGGATTAVALAGESSPRPINLPAPAREARGFLSL; this comes from the coding sequence ATGTTCCTGAGATCGAAGGTCCAGGAGATGATCCTGAGGAGGAGGTCCAGATCGAtgaacagcggcggcggcggcgtgcagcaGAGCCACCTCTCCGGCCAGCACGCGAGCTCGACGACGGTTtcgtgcgacggcggcggcggcggcggcaagagcgCCACCGCGGCGTGTGCGTTGTTGGGGTCTCCGAGGCTGCTGCACTGTGCCTCGCTGCCTTCCGGCAGCCACGccaagaacggcggcggcggcggcggcggcggttcggagCCCGAGACGCCGTACTCGATGAGCCCGACGTCCGTgatcgacgcggcggcggccttcgcGCCCAGCCCGGACGCCGGCGGAAGCAAGCGCCGGCCGTGGTGCGACTGGGGCGCCGGCACGCACGGCCTCGCCGACGCGCTCGACtgcaccggcgacgacgacgacggccacaGACAgagcgtcctcgccgccgcgtcgcgggCGGTCAAGCTGCAGGCGCaaccgcagcagcagcatcccCTGCTCAGGTCGTGCTCCCTCGATCGCCGCGTCGAGTTCGGCGTCAAGAACAAGAGCTCGTGGCTGCCGcttcgcgtcgccggcggcgacgcggcggcggcggcggcggagtcacCGGCGGAGATGCAGATGGAGCCGTCATCGGAGGACTACACCTGCGTCATCTCCCGCGGGCCGAACCCGAGGACGGTGCACATCTACGGCGACCGCGtcgtggagggcggcggcggcgccaccaccgccgtagcgctcgccggcgagagctcgccgcggccgatcaatttgccggcgccggcgcgtgaAGCGAGAGGCTTCTTGAGCTTGTGA